A window of Natrinema versiforme contains these coding sequences:
- a CDS encoding ribonucleotide-diphosphate reductase subunit beta, giving the protein MDPDDQPPMQLETTVRSYNYYRNAVEKHWDPHEVDLEADREGVTDLPEPAFRGLKQSLALFGAGEESVTEDLSPLAVVLEDIGDQMFITTQLYEESKHTDFFDRYWREVVRPEEQRRGQDLTSPTDEAWFNEPYDELFERNERAMARLLEEDTPENRARAYCHYHLTIEGILAQTGYYGLTLAYGENEPELPDLPGLVEGLKLVRSDEGRHVGFGMAKLKSLVSEGEVDPDLLRETIDELVPLVQESLAGDDGASTEAGPGPSPSDLADYAYTKHEQRMQQITSASEAIPDVEELTELDA; this is encoded by the coding sequence ATGGACCCCGACGACCAGCCACCGATGCAACTCGAGACGACGGTTCGATCGTACAACTACTACCGCAACGCGGTCGAGAAACACTGGGATCCACACGAGGTCGACCTCGAGGCGGACCGCGAGGGGGTCACCGACCTCCCCGAGCCGGCCTTTCGGGGACTCAAGCAGTCGCTCGCGCTGTTCGGCGCGGGCGAGGAGTCGGTGACGGAGGACCTCTCGCCGCTGGCTGTCGTCCTCGAGGACATCGGCGATCAGATGTTCATCACGACGCAGCTCTACGAGGAGTCCAAACACACCGACTTCTTCGACCGCTACTGGCGCGAGGTGGTCCGTCCGGAAGAACAACGTCGCGGGCAGGACCTCACCTCGCCGACCGACGAGGCGTGGTTCAACGAGCCCTACGACGAACTGTTCGAGCGCAACGAGCGGGCGATGGCGCGACTCCTCGAGGAGGACACGCCGGAGAACCGCGCGAGGGCCTACTGTCACTACCACCTGACGATCGAAGGGATCCTGGCCCAGACCGGCTACTACGGGCTCACCCTCGCCTACGGTGAGAACGAACCCGAACTGCCCGATCTGCCGGGACTGGTCGAGGGGCTCAAACTGGTCCGCAGCGACGAGGGACGCCACGTCGGCTTCGGGATGGCGAAACTCAAGTCGCTCGTCAGCGAGGGCGAGGTCGACCCCGACCTGCTCCGCGAGACGATCGACGAACTGGTGCCGCTCGTCCAGGAGAGCCTGGCCGGCGACGACGGGGCCAGCACCGAGGCGGGGCCCGGCCCGAGCCCGTCCGATCTGGCCGACTACGCGTACACGAAACACGAACAGCGGATGCAACAGATCACCAGCGCGAGCGAGGCGATTCCGGACGTCGAGGAACTGACCGAACTCGACGCCTGA
- a CDS encoding DUF5796 family protein, whose translation MSARNNVAPSTIGVDFVDGGVVVEYHDGREVFYHGPPEPVDGSLSTPPGKEVHVLVTDPDGVEGVMTYVNDRNTHDDILETTGVGRVMLDRDDEEELFPGVTVATEAYSIRVEADLSLVDGRVFVFAEDEMSEHAYELVESAD comes from the coding sequence ATGAGCGCGCGCAACAACGTCGCCCCCAGTACGATCGGCGTCGACTTCGTCGACGGTGGCGTGGTCGTCGAGTACCACGACGGCCGGGAGGTATTCTACCACGGACCGCCCGAACCCGTCGATGGTTCCCTCTCGACCCCGCCGGGCAAGGAAGTCCACGTCCTCGTCACCGATCCCGACGGCGTCGAGGGCGTCATGACCTACGTAAACGACCGGAACACCCACGACGACATCCTCGAGACGACCGGCGTCGGTCGCGTGATGCTCGATCGCGACGACGAGGAGGAACTGTTCCCGGGCGTGACCGTCGCCACGGAGGCCTATTCGATCCGCGTCGAGGCCGACCTCTCGCTCGTCGACGGCCGCGTCTTCGTCTTCGCGGAGGACGAGATGAGCGAGCACGCCTACGAACTCGTCGAGAGCGCCGACTGA